The nucleotide window AAACCGTCGAAACCAAATTTATCTTCAATGCTGAGCGTAAGATTGAGAGCATTGAACCCGTGGAACGGAACGATGCACACAAACTGATCGAAGAGTGCATGATCATGGCGAACATTGCGTCGGCATCGCTGGTGGAAAAAGCCAAAGAGCCTGCGCTATACCGTATCCATGAAACGCCAGGGGAAGAACGCCTGATGGGCTTCCGTGATTTCCTAAGCGAGCTGGGGCTAGAGCTCGGTGGTGGTCTTGAACCGTCACCAACCGATTATGCGCATCTGATGAGCCAGGTGGGCGACCGTCCGGATCAGGAACTGATTCAGACCATGTTGCTACGCTCGATGAAACAAGCGGTGTATAACGCTGACAATGCCGGTCACTTTGGTCTGGCGCTACAGCGATATGCTCACTTCACCTCGCCAATTCGTCGTTACCCAGATTTGCTGTTGCACCGAGCTATCAAATATCTGATTGCTAAACACGAAGGCCGAAATCAAGATCGCTGGACACCAACCGGTGGTTACCATTACTCGTTTGATGATATGGACTTCTATGGTGAACAATGCTCTATGACTGAGCGTCGGGCGGATGATGCCACTCGTGACGTCGCCGACTGGTTGAAATGTGAGTACATGCAAGACCATGTTGGGGCTGAGTTAGAGGGTGTGATCGCAAACGTGACCAGTTTTGGTTTCTTTGTTCGTTTAACCGATCTGCACATTGACGGTTTGGTGCATATTTCGACCTTGGCAAATGACTATTACCAGTTTGACCCGATTGGTCAAAGACTTATCGGAGAAAGCTTCGGTAATATTTATCGCTTAGGTGATGCGGTAAAAGTCAAAGTGTTAGCCGTAAACTTAAATGACAAACAAATTGACTTTGAATTAGTCGAAACAAGTCGTAAGCTACGCGGCGAAGGTAAGACCGCTAAGAAGCGCGCGGCAGAAGCAAAACGTAAAGCGAAAGAGAAAAAACGCGCAGCGACACGTTCTTCATCTAAAGACGGTGGTGCAGTGCGCGCTGTTCCTGCAATTGAACCGACTAAACGTCCGGAAGAAAGTGCAGCAGGAGGCCAGCGCAATGGTCCTAAGCGCGGTACTAGGAATGGTGAAACGGAAGGCAAAAAGAAGCCTAAAGTAAGAAAAGCTAGTAAGAAAAAGCCACACAGTAAGCCAAAGAAAACCAAACGCTCGAAACAAGACGAGTCGTAGGCTGAATAGCCAGTCTGGTGGTTACTGGACTGGCTGAGGCACTGATACCAACTTATGAGATTGATTCCGATTGGTGTCATCAGAACAACAGGTTAAATAATGAGTAACGATTTTATTTACGGTATTCATGCCGTGAAAGCGGTATTGGAACGTGAACCAGAGCGATTTATCGAAGCGTACGTATTAAAAGGACGCCAGGATGATCGTCTAATGCCAATCCTGAATGATTTGCAGGTATGTGGTGTTTCTATACAGCAAATGACACGCAAAACCTTAGATGACAAAGCGCATGGCGCAAATCACCAAGGTATCATCGCTCGCGTAAAGCCTGCGAAGCAGCTAAATGAAAACGACATTGATGCGATTTTAGCACAACATGAATCACCGCTTTTATTGGTGCTTGATGGAGTGACAGATCCACATAACCTTGGCGCGTGCCTGCGTAATGCCGATGCAGCTGGTGCTGCCGCGATCATCGTACCAAAAGATCGTTCTGCTCAGATAAATGCGACAGTAAGCAAGGTTGCATGCGGTGCTGCTGAAGTCGTGCCATTGGTTCGCGTGACCAACCTGGCGCGCACAATGCGTACACTGCAAGAGCAAGGTATCTGGTTTGTGGGAACGGCAGGTGAAGCGACACACGATATTTACCAGGCGAAACTGACGGGTCCTTTGGCTATTGTCATGGGCGCAGAGGGTGACGGAATGCGCCGCTTGACGCGTGAAACCTGTGATGATTTGATTAAAATCCCAATGGCAGGTAGTGTATCAAGCCTGAATGTATCGGTAGCGTCAGGTATCTGTTTGTTTGAAGCGGTTCGTCAACGATTAGCGGCAAAATAAACGTAGAACAATAAACATGACCAATACACAGGATGGGCAACC belongs to Vibrio sp. STUT-A11 and includes:
- the rlmB gene encoding 23S rRNA (guanosine(2251)-2'-O)-methyltransferase RlmB; this encodes MSNDFIYGIHAVKAVLEREPERFIEAYVLKGRQDDRLMPILNDLQVCGVSIQQMTRKTLDDKAHGANHQGIIARVKPAKQLNENDIDAILAQHESPLLLVLDGVTDPHNLGACLRNADAAGAAAIIVPKDRSAQINATVSKVACGAAEVVPLVRVTNLARTMRTLQEQGIWFVGTAGEATHDIYQAKLTGPLAIVMGAEGDGMRRLTRETCDDLIKIPMAGSVSSLNVSVASGICLFEAVRQRLAAK